Proteins encoded by one window of Drosophila melanogaster chromosome X:
- the chas gene encoding chascon, isoform B — protein sequence MRYAAETTQMDKDGPTDLERPGDWDSLSDRMRKLRRSQQQQQKEVALLADRKDALTKRPLDFDREEETRKGETMKWLESHFGSESTASNDSRDDEADAEVEPTKKSYFNVTIKSQSHAQSHLATQQHSHPQHISHGHHPQTLPRSAERERERERERERERERERERERDRDRHPLAMTASASQERKAPANSAGGRSKYFQGISNWSERKDPGPPVNHFSSQAFRDDLQETIRRNGLKKKVSGPGSSQGSALAQETVVQPKDSYVSREDILQQKRQSLSSQFLARSMRGSRDALDDLEAIPGPGPGPSMISPRAEEPSHKRVAYGHRGNNGTHINGHALNGVAPTLVNGRGKSYEPPAPPPAAVPPLEFGGGGSQLGQNPRPTVPQRRRAIEKKLGEHSHTHSHSHSHSSHTSHSAHLPVKSQAPMPSQLNQLEPPPDYSPPPRSRSRSSSPQVDYLMTREMPASTMTLSRKQQQRTRFAPTSSYPPATGGTGNLRPPGATSVSTSNLSAMSGGVSTSKSSRMGQVIGNSLRKLVSKIRSASAERKFRMKSAASKSREQSPSPGQDPRGVGPPVTTYQQYNVIDGHIGSHDSEDSNSDNQRRRERERERERERERERERDPLKQESQSRQNFKRAESADPQLQHLEQAISPRQRYYLGEDPYSSTLYGKENHYERRPRQRNMERTDERMERLERLEREDDYYESRAPPPVTAAHTLGRYQKHGQRFSGSTPNLHQQQQDYRSAQTLPRKLHEQRTQRFGNAMEKQPAPGRGSYLSASGQQQQSRGIPHNQNQQNQQNPNPSPSINGNPNPMQAQQGPAKPARTYAKVLNRSKSFNVHGMNGSNDPSPIYIEKLTRNNYQQRQEPSFGYGLGQGPNANYKSNPHLFSGKDNSLKSGLKSPSIVNLISRSQKDLTKIAGNDEDDVGYPEQDKKQLYLRGLHQQAPDLYRVIHGDEDYGSRKYPLQAKYSLDSRSPPSVELNKDTASIVRRSSEVDHQQSHHHNQQHHQHHIQSHQQQNLRRGSGATIIELRHRK from the exons ATGCGCTACGCCGCCGAGACCACCCAGATGGACAAGGACGGTCCCACCGATCTGGAGCGACCAGGTGACTGGGACAGTCTATCCGACCGGATGCGCAAGCTTCGCCgatcccagcagcagcaacagaagg AGGTGGCTTTGCTGGCGGATCGCAAGGATGCGCTCACCAAGCGACCCCTGGACTTTGATCGCGAGGAGGAGACGCGCAAGGGCGAGACCATGAAGTGGCTGGAGTCGCACTTTGGCAGCGAGTCCACCGCCTCCAACGATTCCCGCGACGACGAGGCCGATGCCGAGGTGGAGCCCACCAAGAAGAGTTACTTCAATGTGACGATCAAGTCGCAGAGCCATGCCCAATCCCACCTGGCCACCCAGCAGCATTCGCATCCGCAGCACATCTCGCATGGCCATCATCCACAGACTTTGCCCAGAAGCGCCGAGAGGGAACGGGAGCGCGAGAGGGAACGCGAAAGGGAGCGGGAGAGGGAAAGGGAACGGGAGCGGGATAGGGATCGCCATCCCCTGGCCATGACCGCATCCGCCTCGCAGGAGCGCAAGGCACCGGCCAATTCGGCTGGCGGTCGCTCCAAGTACTTCCAGGGCATCTCGAACTGGTCGGAACGCAAGGATCCCGGTCCGCCGGTCAATCACTTCTCGTCGCAGGCCTTTCGCGACGATCTGCAGGAGACCATCCGTCGCAATGGCCTCAAGAAGAAGGTCAGCGGTCCCGGCTCCAGTCAGGGATCAGCCCTGGCTCAGGAGACGGTGGTCCAGCCCAAGGATAGCTATGTCAGCCGCGAGGATATACTGCAGCAAAAGCGCCAGAGCCTGTCCTCCCAGTTCCTGGCCCGCTCGATGCGTGGCTCGCGCGATGCTCTGGACGACCTGGAGGCCATACCGGGACCGGGACCAGGTCCATCCATGATATCACCGCGTGCCGAAGAGCCCTCGCACAAACGGGTGGCCTACGGTCATCGCGGCAACAATGGCACCCACATTAATGGCCATGCTTTGAATGGAGTGGCTCCCACTCTGGTCAATGGCCGGGGAAAGAGCTATGAGCCACCAGCTCCTCCGCCGGCCGCAGTTCCTCCACTAGAATTTGGCGGCGGTGGCAGCCAGCTGGGCCAAAATCCGCGACCCACTGTCCCGCAGCGACGACGTGCCATCGAAAAGAAGCTGGGCGAGCACAGCCACAcccacagccacagccacagccactCATCCCACACATCGCATAGCGCCCATCTGCCAGTCAAGTCGCAGGCTCCAATGCCGTCGCAGCTTAACCAATTGGAGCCTCCTCCGGACTACTCGCCGCCGCCCAGGAGTCGCAGTCGTTCGTCATCGCCGCAGGTCGATTACCTGATGACCAG GGAGATGCCTGCCAGCACAATGACGCTCAGccggaagcagcagcagcgcacCCGATTTGCACCCACATCCAGTTATCCGCCGGCAACTGGAGGTACTGGTAACCTCCGGCCACCTGGAGCCACCTCGGTGTCCACTTCGAATCTATCGGCCATGAGCGGCGGCGTCAGTACGTCCAAGTCGAGCCGCATGGGTCAGGTGATTGGCAATTCGCTGCGCAAGCTGGTCAGCAAAATCCGTTCGGCCAGTGCGGAGCGTAAGTTTCGCATGAAATCGGCTGCCAGCAAGTCGCGCGAGCAATCGCCCAGTCCAGGACAAGATCCGCGGGGCGTTGGTCCTCCGGTGACCACCTATCAGCAGTACAATGTGATCGATGGGCATATCGGTAGCCACGATTCCGAGGATTCCAATAGCGACAATCAGCGACGCAGGGAGCGGGAGAGGGAGCGCGAAAGAGAGcgggaacgggaacgggagCGTGATCCTCTCAAGCAAGAGTCCCAGTCGCGACAAAATTTCAAGCGTGCCGAATCCGCGGATCCCCAACTGCAGCACCTGGAGCAGGCCATAAGTCCCAGGCAGCGGTACTACCTGGGCGAAGATCCCTACTCCAGCACGCTCTATGGCAAGGAGAATCACTACGAACGACGACCACGTCAGCG TAACATGGAGCGCACGGATGAGCGAATGGAACGATTGGAGCGCTTAGAGCGGGAGGATGACTACTACGAGTCCAGGGCACCACCACCAGTGACGGCTGCGCACACCTTGGGTCGCTACCAGAAGCATGGCCAGCGCTTCAGTGGCTCCACGCCCAATctgcaccagcagcagcaagatTACCGCTCGGCTCAGACGTTGCCACGCAAGCTGCACGAGCAGCGCACCCAGAGATTTGGGAATGCCATGGAGAAGCAACCGGCTCCGGGCAGGGGGAGCTACCTTTCTGCTTCcggacaacagcagcagtcaAGGGGGATTCCCCATAATCAGAATCAGCAAAATCAGCAGAATCCTAACCCAAGCCCGAGCATCAACGGCAATCCAAATCCAATGCAGGCACAGCAAGGACCGGCCAAGCCGGCTCGCACCTACGCCAAGGTCCTGAACCGCAGCAAGAGCTTCAATGTGCACGGCATGAACGGCAGCAACGATCCTAGTCCCATTTACATCGAGAAGCTCACAAGGAACAACTATCAGCAGCGTCAGGAGCCGAGCTTTGGCTACGGCCTTGGCCAGGGACCCAATGCCAATTACAAGTCCAATCCGCATCTATTCTCTGGCAAGGACAACTCGCTGAAAAGCGGCCTCAAGAGTCCATCGATTGTGAATCTCATCAGTCGTAGTCAGAAGGACCTAACCAAGATTGCTGGTAACGATGAGGATGACGTGGGCTATCCGGAGCAGGACAAGAAGCAGTTGTATCTGCGCGGCCTGCACCAGCAGGCGCCAGACCTATACCGGGTGATCCATGGCGACGAAGATTACGGGTCGCGAAAGTATCCGCTGCAGGCCAAGTATTCGCTGGACTCGCGTTCCCCGCCATCCGTGGAGCTCAACAAGGATACGGCGAGCATTGTGCGGCGCAGCAGCGAGGTGGACCACCAGCAGAGCCATCACCAcaaccagcagcaccaccagcaccacatCCAGagccaccagcagcagaaccTAAGGCGTGGTTCGGGTGCCACCATCATTGAGCTGCGCCATCGCAAGTGA